Below is a genomic region from Meleagris gallopavo isolate NT-WF06-2002-E0010 breed Aviagen turkey brand Nicholas breeding stock chromosome 5, Turkey_5.1, whole genome shotgun sequence.
aacaaattaaaaacaaacaaacaaaaaaaacctataaaataaatagaaacagaCTCCATCCATCACAGCAATGAGCCAGTATTGTCTAGATCATTCTCATTCACTTATATCAGTAAGTCTCATCAACTGCCGTGCACTCATTAACTAGAATCAGAGTGCTATGTCTATGTATCAAAAGCAGGATTAAGACTTCAAATGAAAAGGCAGATGAAGCAGGTGACCTTTTGAAAAAGTGACGTGCTGCTTTACTGCAAATGTCACTGGTTAATTGATCAAATCTTAGAAAGGTAACTTGTATTAAGCTTTGCCCTTAGGAATCAATGTTTAGTGGTACAACGTTCATTGCTGGTGCATACACACCAACAGCCAGCTGCTAGGAAGTTCTGAGTTCCAGGACAACTGCAATAGGACAGTCAGAACGACTTGATGTCATCAACAAGCATCCTGGTTTCAGTTATCTGCTatcaagaaataaatgcaagcaATACTACTACATGCATAGATCCCTCCTCACAACTCTTTCAAGAAACCTGGTTACTCTAAGAAGTAAACATGTACCTCTGCAGGTCAGAGGCAGCCCAAATGTAGGTTTGctgatcaaaaaaaaaaaaaaaatagtagtcAAGAACTTAACAAGAAGTGCTGAACACAACTCACGTGATTGGGAATGTCCATGCTGCTGCTAGGGAAGCGGACGCAGTTTCTGCACATTTTGTTTACCAAATCTTCACGGAAGATAATTATTTCTTGTGTGCAATATTGAATCCTAAATGAAAACAtcaatgaaattaaatgaattacAATGAAATGCTAGCAGATGGAAAGATGTATTATAAAGTTAATTTTACTCTaatacagcaaaatgaaaacacgCATTTCAATTAAAACAATACCTTCTCATCTTTGTTTCTCTCCCTCCAGATTcagaaaaaagatgtttttaagttttttttttatactgagTTAAGCTTCTAGCAGTACTTCCAAACCATTTTGTACAAGATGCGTCATCACTAACTTACTTCtatattaatgtattttaaattagttACAATTAATGTGAGGAATTctcctcatttaaaaatgttaagacCACTACATCTGCACATAAACTAGTtgctcagttaaaaaaaaagaagaaaaaaaaacaacatgaaaactCTCAGTAAGTTAGACTGTTACCTGCAAGGATTTGtggtgaaaactgaaaatggtACCAGCTGCCTGAATTCCTGAGTGATGTTTTCAGCCAGAGGAGGTCTAAAATAAGCAGCAACATGTGTATCAAACaaatttcttactttctttaactatttaattcaaattttcaaaatgtaacAAGTGAAGCAAACTGACCGTGGTAAAACAGAGCCAGGACCAGGATCTTCAGGGCCAGGAACAAACACAAATCGACTACTGCAATAAGTTAAACACATTGCTTTCACATAAAATAATCCTAGAAGTATCTTACCATCGGTTATGTACTACCACAATTTCACAGATGAACACAAGTAACATATTCCATGGCAGAGAGACAGTTCCTTCAGGCCTTATGAACAACTTTAATCACAACTGAGTCATAAGGCTCATATCTATCCTGCATTGAAGTGGAAGAACTCATATTTAAGAAATGACTGCTCTGGGAGCCTACCCTAGGAACTAGCTCTGCTTCATGGCTACTGTTAGGAACTCAAAGGTGAGAAGCCAGAAAGGATAAGCCTGGCTGTctccctgtttttctttcctttgtatATTCAAACATCTGTAGAAAGTATTTAGTTCTGGAGCTTCCACTGAATAGGGATAcgagaaaaaaaacagataaaggaTCCATCCCTCTTCAAGATGGTGTTGTTTTGCTCGACTCTCAAACTAACAGCTGTGGAGAACCATGCAGGCAAGAACAGGAAGGCAGAAACAAGAAACTCTGGGCAAGCAGTGTTTCAGATGACATTTCTCAGGGTTGGTACAGaaagcctgcagctgctgctagCAGCATCAAGACCTGGACATCAGTTTATTAAGCAGTACTGCATTGTCAGATCCCTCCTGAATGCAAAGGaattccagaggaaaaaagcctCACTCAAATAGAGCTTCTGGAGAACTGTGGACCATGCTTAATCCATCTGGGAAATGCTCCCAAGAAGGGCAGGCTCACCTTTGCTGACTCAACGGGCAGCTTCCATGACCAAACTGCTGTAGCCAGAATCAATGCCTTACACAGATCCCCAAACAATCTTACAGGCCTGTAACCTGATTACAGCTGGCTcacaaaaatgggaaaatgtgctatctgtttgtttcttaagtaattaaagcaaaattttcCAAAACAAGCACATTCCCCCTGCCACCCCCACAGCACTTCACTGTATACCTTTTATGAATGCTGGGATATTCACATATGATATCTGCAAGAGCCTTCAAGGAACCTAGAGCcagaaaaaaagtatgtatGAAGCAGCACTTGGttagaacaaaaacacacatGACACAGATCACTTGTACACTTCAGCACAGCAAAAACACTGCacttcttttctgccttcttaAATAGTTTTACcatctgttttaatttaatgctCAGGATTGACTGCAAAGAATTCCACACCTTTCAGAGACTGAATTTGGTTTTTTCCATATGGTGCAGATGAGAAAtttccacaaaagaaaaagcaggttGGAGGAGCAGAGGAATAACctgggaaaacaaagcacatgTGAGTGTAACATCCATCCACCTCAAGATCTTTCATCATTCAGCCTCCAGTCCatttcatgaaaaacaaaaaccaaaacagcacTTCAAGCTCTGCTTCTATTAATACCCCTAACTATTTTCTAGACACAGGCTTTAATTATTTACAGTTCCAACAACATTGTTTGTGTGTATACAACTAATCACTGACCCAGTCCCATAATTATACAACTAAAAcctataataataatacattctttccttgaaaagaaaaatagcaagtAAGTAGCAATGGATTATTATTAATCTACATGCATTATTCAATTCAAAAGCTCTCCTAATATTTAACTCATTTTTTAGCATTATAAAGCAACAGCACTGCACGAGCATTTTAAGGATCTGATGAACCCTCACAGTAGCACTAATCACACATTGCTTTTCAGCAATGactaaaaaaataaacccaTTTGCCAcctctaaaacaaaaataaaacatctacTCAGGTATTTGTTTCATGTTCCAGCTCACACTCCAGCTCCCTGGCCTGCAGCACCAGACTTGCATTTCCTTCACTATGTTACAAACCAGCGGGGGTAAACAGGATAGAATTGCTTATGGCAGGGAAATGGCTCAGCAGTATTTCTTCCTTGCTATTCCTCTCTGCTATTACTTTTAGTATACAATTAGGAGCTTTACCACTTGGCTATAAAATAAAAGTCTGAAAGTAGTAAACACAATATATGCATCTCTTCCAGCTTAGTATATTAACCTCCCTGACCAAAGGCCCTTTATTGCTTCAGCATTTGCAGTTTTAGCTCAGGCTTGGTTTGGATCAAGAATCTTGCCAACTCTCATCAAGATACAGAACTGGTTTCCTAACTTCATAGTTAACTACTTAACTTTTCAGTAGATATTATGACAATGCGTTCAATTTTCCTTAAGTGAATAGCAGTTTGGCACCCTTAATTTTAtactgcttgttttttaaagcagctgCCCTCTCACACCTCCATTCTACCTAAGGCAGACAGGACAAGCTGTTCCAAAACTGTTCTGGAATACAAAGAAGCAATTCACAGATCTCACAGATGCTTGTTATCCAAATGTTGCCATCATTACTAATGTAATGATGCGTGGAAGAAACAGCCCATATTTTGAGAATAACTGACATTTTCCATTggtaaaaaaaacagaaagtgttCAAGAGAGacaagaatgacagaatggccagggttggaagggacctcaaggatcacgaagctccaaccccccccaaaccacaggcagggccaccaacctccacatctcacagcagcccaggctgcccagggccccatccaacctggccttgaacacctccagggatggacggggcatccacagcctctctgggcagctgttccagcacctcaccactctcacagcaaacaacttccccctcacatccaactgaaatctgccctccctcaacttcaaaccatttccccttgtcctgctgttatctcccctttccaagagttgattcccctcctgtctgtaggctccctttaggtactgaaggctgcaatgaggtcaccccacagccttctcttctccaggctgaacaagcccagctccctcatcctgtctttgtaggggaggtgctgcagccccctgatcatctttgtggctcctctggaccctctccaacacctccctgtccttcttgtgctgggggctccacacctggacacagatggggcctcacaagggcagagtagagagggacaatcacctccctgtccctgccaGCCAcatctcttctgatggagtaaaaagttttctttaaacTAAGGCTAGGATGACTTTTTATGAACTTTCCTGTCAAAACACATAAAATGGCTACTGTCTAAAACAATATTGGTGCTAAAAGATTTATGAAAACCAAGTGACAGCTCAcaaaaatataatacaatcCAATTTATAAATCTGTTAGTGAAAGATTCAGAAGAAATAGAACAGCAAACACGAAATGCAAATAGCTATCGTTAAACTGCAGCAAGACCTCGCTGGCTTTATTGAGACTGGGGTTCAGAGGGTTCTGTAAAATATTGCCAGCAGCTGGGCTTATTGGTACTTTCTCAAAACTGAAATTCACTCAAAATACACAATAAACACAGTAAAAGGACTCTTGAAAATCGTTGCCCAaccttttcatttaaatgcatACCTTTGAAAAAGGTACAAAACTCACTGTTTCACAGAAAAGCACATTCAGATCACAGTTAGCACCCctgggcagagcagctgtgctgccagccaTACTGCATGGACAGTGATGCTCACGTGAGCAACCACAGGATGCAAGTAGAGAAAGCTGCATCAGCTTACAGCTCTCCAACACAGGTTTCCCATGGGATATTCCCTGTGTGGGCTCACCACAAGGCCAGAGCtctcagcccacagcagggaagGGACACAGCCACAGCATTGGACCTTCTAGCTGTGTGTCTTGTCACACTTACCAGTGCCATCAGCAATGCTGCTAAGGATCAAGGGAGATGGTAAAAATTCTCTAAAACAAAGCTCAGAATCAAAACAGCCACCACCTACCTGAAAACATTGTATGCAGCTTTTCTAGTACTTCAGCTTGGTCCAGCCACACATcggaaagaaatacaaacatgGCATCCTCATTTTCATCCTCCAGCTGCTTCAGCTTTGCAGAAGCCTTTACTGAATTTGAGGAAGGACCTCCAAAGAAGTTTATATTCCCATAGAAGGCTCtacattattaaaatattcatgtCAATTCTGTTCTCTTCTCAAATAATTACTAGTTTTGATTATGACTCACCTGAGtcataattattaattattattattatgaattaTTATGAAAGGTAGCTCAAATCATATCCTTTATAATTTAGTAGCTGATGGAGaaatcaaggaaaataaatagcagtCACTTAGATATAAAGCATGGGCACTGCCCTGCCATAATTTCATAGATTATCTCAGGGTAATGTGTACCCAGGGTTCCCTCCCTCATTCATTCCCTGAGCAACATGGAGCTCCTTATTCCTATGTAATAGTTATTTAGTTTTGCAGTTCAGAAGTGGTTAGATCTCAGTGGTCATTAACATGCAGAACATGCAAGTCTCAGAACTGCCTCCTTAAAATcgtatttcacagaatcacagaatggcctgggttgcaaaggagcacgatgctcacccagtcccaaccccctgctgtgtgcaggtcaccaaccagcagcccaggctgcccagagccacatccagcctggccttggatgcctgcagggatggggcatccacagcctccttggggcaacctgttccagtgcctcaccaccctctgagtgaaaaacttccttctcatatccaacccaaacctcccctgtctcagtttaaaaccattccccttgtcctatcaccatccaccctcacaaaccCCCCCATTTATCCactcccttcaagcactgaaggccacaatgaggtctccccagagccttctcttctccaagctaaacaatcccattTCCTTCAACCCTTCTTCACAGGagaagaaagtatttattttgaaatatctgGGGAGGGAAAATAATAGCATACTTCAATGTcacaaaaattataaaatgatAATGAGCTTACTTGGAAAcctacaacaaaatacaaagtcaGAGTGAGGCTGCTGAAAGTCAGTTTTATACCTAGTGGTAGCAGACGGCTCAGTAGGCGGAAATCCGAAAGCATTCACATGAAAAACTTCATCTTCATACCAACCTAAGACATTTttgaacaacaaaataacctTTAGTTTTTGTAACAGCATCATACCCTAGACATTAGTCAGACAgttggcagctgtgctgctcagtcccAGCCTCCATCAATCCCTCTCTTGTGACAGCACCAGtccctgcactgctcagcagtgAACAGCAGCAGGGAACTATATGGCTGAAAAACGGGCTGTACAAGACACCAACTATTTTAGGCCTCGACCATTTCTTTGAATGGATTTACTGCATAGAATTCCCATACAGCCACATCATCTTCTCAATCCAACTGAGTAAGAATATAGGGAAACAACAATCATTTTCACTGGCTCTGCCCCTGAAGGGTCTGCATCAAACTGCACCCTTTCTTGAGAACTGTCATCTCTTAAAAGAAGTGACAGAGTGGTACTCAATCCCCACTTGTGCTTCTCTTCTACTTAGCATATTTCATaaattttaaacataaaacacATTAACAGAATGCACAGAGCAATGTCCCACAAACAGCAATGTCCATCACTGCACATCTAAGGCTCCAAAACTACACACCGTCTTAATGAGAAGCCTCTGAAAAACTGAGGCTTTGACAAcacaaagcagtattttctttttattcacagagtcatcgaatcatagaatggcctgggttgagaagaACCACAatggtcatctagttccaaccctcctgctgaGTGCAGGGTccccaaccaccagaccaggctgttcAGTTATTCTAGTCCACATTCTTCTTCTGGTCATATCTTCTCCAAGCATGCTGTATACAGTCTAACTAAGGCCAACTCCCAACACTGTTGTGGCTTCTCTCACCTCACTGACATCACTGAAAAGCATAGAGTGTCATGGAGTTCTGCCTCAAGAGCTTGAAATAACACGAAAGACTTAGGGCCAAAATTCTCAGTCACAAGCCCAGCTCATGGTCAAGCCTCACCAAGATCAGACTTCTCTTTTTAGCCACATTTGGCAAATGCCTAACTGCAGCAAAAGCCACCTGCAGAATAATTCAttccaagttaaaaaaaagaagtctgctTTACCTTCTGCCAAAACGAAGCATGATTCGGTATATAAACCACTGTGGAACTGGTGAAGAAAGgttaagaaatatatttttcttagatCAGGACTCTTACACTGATTCTGTAGCCAAAGTTTACTTTTCAGCCAGCTTAATACAAACAGCACAGGAACAGGAACACACTCTATTTCCACTAGCAGGGATACTATCCTTGTCCTTCAAAAGGGCACTGAGCTCCAGCAACCATGAAActtgtaaaagaaagaaaaagatggagCTGCAACTTGCAGCTCTCTATACATAACTCTTAATGGTCAATATGGATTTGTTATTCAAATTGAGCATCCTCAGACCTACAGGAAATTTACTCAACTCTTAGATCATAAATAAAGGATATTGCTTGACTAAGGTCTAGCTGGACAACTCCTGTAGGGTCTTCTAGGAAATACTTCCCCTAAAAAAAACAGGATTAATTAATGAAGCAAAGGATATCCAGACATGTAAATGCTTTAATCACAAACATTTACCAGTCAGCATTTATAAACAGTTTAGTGAAGTGTTATATTATATGCTTGGAGCACAAATGTGGAACTGAAAGCAATGTAGTTTATGTTAGCACCTTCCCTCAGGCACTCCATTAGTGTATTCCTCCCCTTAGTCACAGGCCAATGCAGTGCTAGTGCAACACAGTGATTGGAGGCCCCAGCATTTCAGTAAGGAGCACACCCAGAAAATGTAGACTTCTTTTTAAGGAATGAGTCTTGCACCATGGACACCGATGGCAGTTCTGTCACCAGCTTACACAGGAGGACAAGGTGCTGATTGAGCCTTCTCATTTCCTAATATATTCTAGTGCTGAATGAATGGTGATCTAGACAATCCACAGTAAACAGCAACTTACCTCCTTAAGCTGAGTTATCATCCCAAGGACAATCACTTCCCCCACTTTCACTGTATTGCCCAGCAGTGTTTCTACTGTTTTAAGCTGGAACCAAAGGCAAAGAATCATGTCAGATTAACTCCAGGTCTCCAAAATAGCTTTTCTGAAGCAAGCAAGACAAAGTATCGGACAGCATATACAAATATTCTTGCATAAATACACAAACAAGCTAGGACAGAATTCAGGCTCATTAGAAAATCAGGGACACATTTATGAATGTCAAATGTAGCAGACTTGAGGGAAATATTTCCAATAATGGCTGCCAGCACAAAGAAGTGCTTAGCAAGTAaatatttgttgttgttcttttgcttacaaaagcattaaaactgaaaagaacaaGTGGCAATTTCTGCTCTTGCATATGAATGTCAATTTTAGTAATTGGATCTTCAGCAGGATCCGATCTGAACCACAGGGCAGATCTGAATCTCCGCCCAGGCTAAAACACTAATTATTTTTGCTGAGGAGCCTTAGATGGATGACAGAATACTCCCGAGTAACATCAGTGATAGCACACAGCAGGCTGTCTGCGTTCTCTGGACAAACTCATTTTGGTCTGCCAAGATGCAGTTAAGGGAGACAATCCTCCTGGAACATCAGCATAAACAATAGATGCTCTTGGCACTGTTGACAGGAGAACAGGAAGCTGTCAAGAGAGAAAGATGCCTACAAAGCCTGCGTGGAGATGCAAGCTCAACTCAGCTAAGgtcacttgtttttttcctaaaagatgGCATGCTCTCAACAAGCAGAAACAGGCAAgctgttcaaaacaaaacctgtttGGTACCAAGAGACACatgcatacatttttcttttaaatatgtaatAATTACATCACATCAGAAGAGCATTTAATATGAGAAAACTGAGATGGAAACAGAACAAACTCAGGTTGTGAACTTATTGAACCAAAGGTTTGTGAACCTGGTgctaataaaagaaagaagaaaaatattctcaagttaaagggaaaaaaagtgtaaagCTGAGCAGTTAATGTATTTCCACCTTGGGAAGCTGCATTTCTCATGCACTTCATAGCTGTTTTATAAGCAGCTTGGTCATCATGCTGATGTAAGGCACATAACTGCCATTTTGACACACAAActaaaaatgatagaaaaaacCTCATTTCCATTGATCACCCATATTAGATGGAAAAATAAGGTGTCACTGTGCATTAAAGCACAACACCAAGAACAGTTCCCTTTGCAAGAAATAAAGACTTTTTACCTGGAATTTGCTCCTACTGTCATCAGGATGAACGACGACTGCTGCAGGTGTAAACAGCTCATGTCTGTGAGTCCTCTGCAGAAACCAAAATTGAAGtaatatagtttaaaaaaaaaagaagtgctgtCAAAAAGTCAGTTCATTACAACTACCATACAAAATAGTTTGTGAAGTTCTCTCACTCTATTTTATCCAGCAACATTTGACATGTTTTTGCACAACCAGGTCAGTGGACAATAATTTGCTTCTAAGAAATAGATTCACATTGGACTATAAAACTAAGCCCAAGAAGTAACTGCATGTGTAATGTATTTCTGACTACCTGGAGGAAAGCAGTGAGACAGCAAGGGAAACTGTATGAAATGCTGGCTATGTAGAAGAGGGCAGGTTCTCTCTTCAGGGCAGGCCtattaaaagcaaatacttttttttgttgtttcgtGTTTGAGGTCTTTTTTTACAAACAGGGACAAGCTACAGTAAAACTAAAGTGCAGAGCATGTAGAAAATACACTGTAgaaattttcacttctttcagtgcttttcatGCAGTCTAAATACCTCTCCTTGGAACAAACTCATTGCTACCAGCCCATGTACCACATGCAGGAATTAATTCTAGCAGCTTTCACTAGCAACCTGAACATTCACTCTTCTGGAGGTCACAAAGAAGTAAACTTAACATATTGTTTGTATGGACTAAATCTTTACCTAGTGGTTAACTGGCTTCCAGGTTAGAGGCTCCCAAACTGCAGTATATacactcccagcagcagcactcttTGGAAGATGGAGTTGCTGGTGCCTGGGATATGTAACCCTGGGCCAAAGATCAAGCTAGTCACGGTGGGGTGGCACAGCAAAAAGCCGGGCTCACTGCCTGCCTCCTGGTGGTTCACTGGGGTTGGGGCTGCGCAGAGGTATAATGGTTCTGCACAGAACCTGGTAGCACATGGGATGATCTGTGTTGTGCATCTCTTAGAGCAGACACCTCACAAACAATTAACAAGTCATCATGTCAGCCATTCACTCCCTGACCTCATACTGCTCATGCCAGATGGCGGGGCAAAGCACAGCACGGTTACACTTCAATGTGTGGGGAGAGTGGATGGAAGGAAAGAACTGAGTTGAGGTCCTGCTCAGAGATGAGCCCATAGGCTGACTCTGAGCTGAGTGCACAAGActgtgcagggtcaccaccaccTAGAGATGCTGTCAATACCTGTGGCTGCCAacaccacagcagtgcaaaGCCAGTCTGCTGGGGAACTCTGCTCAGGAGCTGCTCACAACAGGGAACAGGGCACAACTGCCACCATGAGATGACAAAGCGTGGCTGGCTCCTGCTGAGCATTCTGATAACTGGAAAATGAATAACTGAAATAAGGCAGAAGCAAATATCAATGCTTCAAGAAGAGGCTGAATGAGAGCTTCCCAGGGTTTCAGGTTTGTATTATCTCAACAAGCACTAGGTACAATGACAGGCTATCAAACACAGGAGAGACAGGAGGAAGACACACATACAATAGAAAGCCTGCTCTTATGACATGATGCTAAAATGCTCAAACACATGCATCCATCACGCTGCACGGTGTCAGTTGAGAAGACTATACCTGTATTTagcagcaaaaaagaaaaagcattttgtttatgtgttttgttaaacaaagcaaaaccgTTTCTGACCTGTTGTAAGATGGAGTAACGTTCACGAAACAACTCTGCTTTATCTCTGGCAGTTCCAAATAAATTTGGTACAGGAAAGTTGGTCATTGACAGACTGCAAGAAGTTCAACAAAATCAAGATTAAAAAAGGTACATTCTACACACAGAAATTACTTATTGATCTAAAAGGTGTCTGCAAAAGCTATAGTGCTACTGCATAATATATTTAGGCAATGAGTAAGATTTCTGCTAGGGCCCCcgtgtttctgtttttgaaagctACATCAATTTAATTTTCCTCTACATCACAGATCTCAAGACCTGTATTTCCACATGAACAGGACTTTGCAGAAGTCCATTCTTTAAAAGCAGTTATGCCTAATAAGTGACCGTGAACAAGTACAGTTTCTTCCCTTTGATGAGCAGAACATCTTCATGGGGTTCTCTGCTTCTGATAGCCTAAAAAGCTAGATGGCACTGGAATTAACCTCctcctgcagacacacagaATGTTGTTGCTGACTGGCAGATTCATGAACCAAGACTAGAAAATGACATTACATGAAGGTCATTGTAATGCCTCACAACAAACATAACTATCAATTTCTCAGCTAACAACACCTGCAGCTTTGTAAAAGTACAGCCTCTATTGGGCTCAGCAGTCTGGGCTGCTTGCTGTTAATGTAAATTCTTCAGTGAATGTAAATGTTCTAGCAGAACATTTGTAACCAATTCCTCCaacaacttctttctttttccatcctGGAGGATCACCGCTtgctccattttttcttttttaaacatactATAGCTCTCTTTAGAAATGCCCCACAGCTACAGGACATTGCAAGCTACAGTCtaggaaataaatacagacaaCAGAGACACCaaatttactggaaaaaaatccaagagccaaatacagaaagcaaaaatgtaatCATTACATTTTTAGTGATGTATGCCCTTAGCCTTACTGTCTCTTGTAT
It encodes:
- the POLE2 gene encoding DNA polymerase epsilon subunit 2 — its product is MIELPTVEAAVQECSQASDETIENVFNIIGAFDIPRYIYSSERKRFLPLSMTNFPVPNLFGTARDKAELFRERYSILQQRTHRHELFTPAAVVVHPDDSRSKFQLKTVETLLGNTVKVGEVIVLGMITQLKEGKYFLEDPTGVVQLDLSQAQFHSGLYTESCFVLAEGWYEDEVFHVNAFGFPPTEPSATTRAFYGNINFFGGPSSNSVKASAKLKQLEDENEDAMFVFLSDVWLDQAEVLEKLHTMFSGYSSAPPTCFFFCGNFSSAPYGKNQIQSLKGSLKALADIICEYPSIHKSSRFVFVPGPEDPGPGSVLPRPPLAENITQEFRQLVPFSVFTTNPCRIQYCTQEIIIFREDLVNKMCRNCVRFPSSSMDIPNHFVKTILSQGHLTPLPLYVSPVYWAYDYALRVYPVPDMLVIADKYDPFTVTNTDCLCINPGSFPRSGFSFKVFYPSNKTVEDSKLQGL